GAAGTCCAAAAATATGTGATCATATATTCTTTCAAGTCAGAATAGATTTTTTACTTTTCTTTTTGAAAATTCTAAAGATGAGCTAGATTCTAATAGATCATAATAGTTTGCCCATATTTTTTTATAATCTTCTAATATGTTTTCATTTAATTTTTGAAGTTTTTCAACCTCTTTTTGATTTAAATCCTTTTTATTAGTAAAAACAAAAATTCCATTTTTTGAAGTTAAATCATTTTTACTGAAAACCGCATTTAAACAATGTTCTGAAAATTTTGCTTCCTCAAATAAAGATTCATTTGAAAAATATTGATTTTTAATTACATTTAAATAATTAGAATCAACACCATCATTTTTTTCTGTTAGTTTTTGAAATGAATTCAAGAATGAAGGAACCAAAAGAACGTTAAGCATAGACATTGAAATTGCTTCCAATATTTTGTGTTCCTCTAAGAAACCCTTTAATTCATAATTAATAAATATAACAGTTATAAAGTTTGCTCCAATAATATAAATTCAAAACCAAATGGGTGTGAACTCCATTGCTCTTTTCGCTTTAAATTTATGACTTTCTAATTTAACATCATATTCAAAAACATCTATACACCTGAAAAATTTGTTTTTTGCAAATCAGTTAGTGTAAGTAAATTTTAATAATAAGAATAAACATATTGAAATAATTGAATATGAAATTCATTCAACATCTTTAATGAATAGGTTCAAAACAAATAAAATAAAAGATATACCAAATAAAATTTGCTCAAATAAGAATCAAAACAACATTATATAATTGGTTTTAAAAAATTTACCAATTATTTTGTTATGCTTCTTTAGTAAATCAATACTATTTTGCTTTTGTTTTTGTTTGCTCATTGTTTGCTCAATTATTTCTAATATTACTTGTTTTTGAACCTATATATAAATAAAGACTTCCTAAACCAATGATAATTCCAACAATAATAATAATTGCCATAAACATTCAGAATAATCCATTATTCAATAATGTTTCTCCCATTTTATCAGACAATGCTTGTTTGTTATGTATTTCTAAAAAGAAATATGGGTAAGCTTGGTGTTTACGCGCTAAAACAGAATCACCACCATACGCCCTATAAATCATTTCACCTTTTAATAAAGATCCAATTAGGTATATAACCGGATAAATTGCCAGGAATAAAAAATCTCTTGAAATAAATTTCTTAAAGTTAAATTCTAATTCTTGTTTCATAAATAATAAGAAATAAACAACTGCAGCAATTGGCCCAAATGTATGTACTACCATTTGTTCAACTCATCAAAGAGCTCCAAATTCTTTACCTGTTGCTAATACTTGAGGTAATAACATACCATTAAATATCAAAGCAGTTACAGTAATGTAAGTTACAACACTTAATGAAAAAGCCTTTTGTAATAATTTGATTTGACCTTCTTTGTTATGATTTAAGAATCCAACAAACATTCAAACAGCTATTAATATATTTGATTGAATTGTAAAGAAACTAAAGAAGTTAATTACATAACCAAAGTAGTCATATCCCAAAATTTCTACTTTACCATCTTCTCCTATTGTATTTCCATAAATTGTTCAAATACTTGGTGAAGTTGTTCCATCAGAGTTTTTAATATCTTCAGAAATATTGACCATACCTTTTATCAACATTTCTAAAAGAAAAATAGTTATCAATAAAGAAAGAGTTAATTTATATCATAATCTTCAATCTTTAAGGTTTTGCTTTGTTATAAACATTATTTTCTCCTCTTTTTCTATATAAAAAAATTATAGACTAAAATATTCTATAATTTATTATTTTTTAATTGCTTCTTTTTCTGTAAGATCAGATAATTTCTCTATTTTATTTGAAATTATAAAATAGAATAGACCTCAGTCTAAGGCACTTTTCTTTCTTACTTTAGGTATTTCTTTTCATTCTTTATTAGAGTTTAGAAATGTAAATCCACCAGCTAGAGAAAATAAAGTGAAAATTGTAATAATTAAAGTTAAAACAGCAAGTCCCAATCATAAAAATGATATTTTATCTTCTAATCTATCAATCATTAATAGCGAAACAAAAACACCACTTAAAACTAATGAGATAAGGAATAAAACCATTGAGCAAACAGCAATTTTAAAAACACTTTGCTTAATTTTTTGAATTTTATTGTCCATATTTTTTCCTCATTTTCTAGTTAAATTTATTATAGACTATTTTAAAGCACTTGTCATTTTTTATACAACCTCAGGTTGTATAAAAAATGTGGGGTATTATTATTGATTGTTGAATTAAATAAAATATTAAGTTACTTGATTAAATTAATTATAATACTGGATTTCATTATTTACAATAAGAAAATAATGAAATTTTTAAGTTTTCTCAATAATCATATCATTATCTATAAAACCTAAATTATATTGATCTTTTTTATCAAGCTAAATGAAGATATTTATTTACTAAATAAAATAATTAAAAAAAACAAGAAACTAGTCAGTTTTGACTTATTTCTTGTAGAATAATTATTTTATATACTTTTTATAATTAGTAAGTTTTATACTATAATTACCTTATTTAATTATTAAGGTTTGGTCGATTTCAAGGTAATATACTTTCTTTCCATCCTGCTTTTGGATCATTTGAAACAAAAATTGTAACTCCATGATCACTATTTTCTCTTGCAGGTCGATAAGTATCAACAAGATCATGTAGACCTCCAGAAAAATGATTTGCAATAGTATCCATTAGAGTGTTAATTAAATAGTCTTTGTATTGTGACTTTCATAAATCAAATGTTCCAAATATTGAATTAAAAACTGAAAGTAAAACTTGTTTATCATTCTCAGCTATAAATGTATCATAATGTGCTCACATTACATTTAGTAATTGGTGATTTATATTTAATGCAAATCAAAAATCAGATGGAGATTTAAATGCAAAACCAAGTTTTGAAAGTCTTCTATTATCTTCTTCAGGTGGTAATTGTCTTTTTGCTTTCTCAAAGTCTTGCAGAACTTCTCTCTCTGTTTTTATATTAAATAAATTAAAATGATCTCCATAACTAATATCAAAACCAGTGTTTGAATTTTTTTGAAGAGCTGTTGCTTTAACTTTAAAATAAATTTGCATTCTAATTGATCCATTTTGAACTATAGCATGATAACTAACATTCATTTCTAATTTATTGGCTTTATGATTAACTTTGAAATTATCTGATTGTAAAATAAATGAATGGGTTTCTGAAAGATAATTTGTAGAAAAAACTTTGTTTGTTCATTCCACTGATAAAGACTGAGCATATCTTTCTTTTGTTGGAAGTGTGAAATAATAATACATTTCTGCTTCAGGTAAACTAAAATAATCAAAATCACTTTTTATTGTATCAATATCTCCATATCTATCGTATTTTGGCATGCCAATAGTTGAACGTCAACCATCATCATCTATTTTCTTTTGATTATTTCAATTCATAGCTTCACTTCAAGGTTGACAATAAGCTGGTATACCAGGTAAATTTTCTGGCAAGTTTCTTCATGAATCAAATATACCATACTGTATTTCCATTCCAGTATATTTTTCATTAACTGTTATAAAAAAACCACTTATACTTTTGTTTTCATATTTTAGAGACTCAGTCATAAATGTTTTTGTAATTAACTCCTTAACATGCTCATCATCTTCTTCTGCGAAACCAGGTATTGTATAATCTAAAAATTTTTGAACTCTATTAAAATTATATCTTCCCGTATCTTCTCTTGTAGCTCAATCATAGTGAGCATTAACAAGCCATTGATCCACATACATAGTTTTTTTAGGTCATCCAATTTCATTTACACCACTGTCGTAACTATTAAGAAGCTCATCTCCACATGATCTTGCTTCTTTTAATAATTTATTATTGATACTAGAATTATTAGTATTATTATCTGAGATGCTGCTTGCAATAGATAAAGGCACGGTGGCTCCTATTATTGCTATCCCAAATAGATTTAAAATACTTTTCATATCTTTCCTTTCTTTCAACTACCCACCCTACCAACCTTAATTGATATATTCCTATATTTTTAATTATAAAATCAAAAATATATAAATAATTTTTAAAAAATATAATTATATATTTTTATTTAAGAAAAAAAGAAAAGTATTTATAAACTTTTCTTTTTTAAAAAAATATTAAATTAATTTATTTAAAAATTAATCACAACAAATATATGTTTTTACATAAACAAAGTTAACTTGGAAAGATCCAGTTACACCTCTACTTTTACCCTCTTCTGTTGCATAAAAAACTGTTGATAATGCAATTCTTGTACCAGGCTCCATAAAAATTAAATCTCTTTGTGTAAAAGGTGTTCCATCAGAAATTTTTGTTGGTAATTTTGGTGCTCCTAAAGTTTCTGGGTGAACAAATGTTGGATACTCTTTATAATCACCAATTCCTTTTCAAATACTTCATCATAATTGTCAAATAATTTCTTCAACTGTTCAAACTAGATAAACTAATTCATTTGTAAATCTATTTTCAAAAATTGCTAAATCTAATGATTGAT
This genomic interval from Spiroplasma monobiae MQ-1 contains the following:
- a CDS encoding Pr6Pr family membrane protein; this encodes MFITKQNLKDWRLWYKLTLSLLITIFLLEMLIKGMVNISEDIKNSDGTTSPSIWTIYGNTIGEDGKVEILGYDYFGYVINFFSFFTIQSNILIAVWMFVGFLNHNKEGQIKLLQKAFSLSVVTYITVTALIFNGMLLPQVLATGKEFGALWWVEQMVVHTFGPIAAVVYFLLFMKQELEFNFKKFISRDFLFLAIYPVIYLIGSLLKGEMIYRAYGGDSVLARKHQAYPYFFLEIHNKQALSDKMGETLLNNGLFWMFMAIIIIVGIIIGLGSLYLYIGSKTSNIRNNWANNEQTKTKAK